In Bos javanicus breed banteng chromosome 27, ARS-OSU_banteng_1.0, whole genome shotgun sequence, the genomic stretch AAAACGGTTGAAAGCATGCAAGGCCTGCGTGAGTATGTTTCAAATACTGACCCTGACACAGAGCAAGAATGTGGAAAGGAGGTAAAGTGAGTTAAAACccattttagaaaactgaaaattaaaaagtattttcaggaTTTCAATAAGagacaaaataaaatcaagattGGTTGTTGATAaggtaaagagaaggaaatttgtCAAAGGTAAGAAAACAGGACAAAGAACATTATACAAAACTTTAAGAGGATGTGAACAGTTCCTTTCTGAGGCCCAAAGAAAATGCTAAAGAGAGTACAGGTCCCAGTGGCCTCCACCACTTTCCTGAAAACAGAATTCACTCAGGAACCTCTGCCGCTGACATTTCCAGGCATCTGCTCCCCTAGTATCAGGATCTTCCTGATACTGACCACACGGGAGCCTGGAACTCACCTGAACTCGGGCACTGGGGaaatcctttctcttccttccacaaCTCTGCTCCCTGCTCCAGCTGGGAAATCACATCTGACTTGCAGAGTTGATGCCCTGTTTAGAGGTGGGAAAAGGTATTTTTGTCTTGGATTTAATTCAGGGTTAAAGAACTATGCGCATTCTTCCATTTCAGGGCAGGCTGCCAAGGAAGGACATGGTGAATACCGGAGAACAGCCCAGGAAGAGCACCCCTGACAACACTAAAGCTTCTTTCAGGAAGCTGTTCCTTCTGAGCAGGAACAACATCCTGGCACTGGGCCAACACAGGTGGCTCTTCTTGCTGATGTGTGGGCCTGAGGTCAAAGCTAGAGTGAAGAAGCCTCAGTGTTTTCAATGGAGAAATTAAATCTTCCCACAGTAGGataggtccatggggtcgcaaagagtcgaacacgactaagcgacggaacaacaacagtaagataaactttacttttaaaaaagaatccaaaacaCAGAAGCTCCACAGGAACAATCTAATTTCTCTTTGGAAATAGATCGCTGGTATAATTTTCATTAATGCATTTTTAACTATCAGGTAAGTAAACAGagttatttatacatatacacacatatatatatggcatatatgtataatgtcatatatgaaacgagtcaccagtccaggttcgatgcatgatactggatgcttggggctggtgcactgggacgacccagagggatggtatggggaggaaggagggaggagggttcaggatggggaacacatgtatacctgtggcggattcattttgatatatggcaaaaccaatacaatattgtaaaattaaaaaataaaaataaaaaaaagaagcaagaaaggCAGGGAAGAGTGGTCAGGAAAACTATAATCTTTGGGGCTGACAAAAAACAggtataagtaaataaataaacgaaTTAACTTCAAGGAGTTTTAAGAACCATGAAAGAATGTGAATGAGGGCTGAGAAGGGAGGGGAATATGTAGAAGCTGTTCTGGatacttgttttaaaaatgcatcaaTGTTGACAGACTCACCCACAGAGACCAGATGGCTAATGCTCTCCAGCATCACTTCTCCGAACAGCTTTCTCTGGGAGGTGTCCAGCAGGGCCCACTCTTCCTTGGTGAAGTCTACAGCCATATCCTTGAGGGTCACTGTTTCCTAAAACATGGACATTTTGTGCAGCCAGGGCCTTCCCCACGAAGTGCCATGGAAAGATACTGTATGCAGTAGGGCTGTGGTTAGATTGCTGTGTAAGAAAAAGCTCAACTTTGTTTGGGGTTCTGGTCAAACTTTTCTCTAGGCTGACATGCCGTGTGTCTCTCACACATACTCACAGACGCaccactttgaaaacaaaatgctttccctggtggctcagctggtaaagaatcctcctgcattacaggagacctgggttcgatccctgggttggcaagatcccctagagaaaggaaaggctaccca encodes the following:
- the LOC133239799 gene encoding zinc finger protein 705A-like — protein: MEPQETVTLKDMAVDFTKEEWALLDTSQRKLFGEVMLESISHLVSVGHQLCKSDVISQLEQGAELWKEEKGFPQCPSSDRKGDPVRQEEIFLQDTCKEDLSNCK